The DNA sequence TGGTGCGAAGAAGGATTTTGGATCGCCCGTGGCGATGCCGATACGCTGCCGCTGGGCAGTACCGCTGAACATCTGGCGGGGCTGTTTTATATTCAGGAAGCCAGCTCCATGTTGCCCGTTAGCGCACTGTTTGCGGGCTGTCCGGCACCACAGCGGGTAATGGATGTGGCGGCGGCACCGGGCTCGAAAACCACACAGATCGCCGCCCGCATGCAGAACCAGGGCGCAATTCTTGCCAATGAGTATTCGGCCAGTCGGGTAAAAGTGCTGCATGCCAATCTCAGCCGCTGCGGCGTAAGCAATACCGCCATGACCCACTTTGACGGTCGCGTTTTCGGTCCGGCGCTGCCTGAACATTTCGATGCGGTTCTGCTTGATGCGCCCTGTTCCGGCGAAGGCGTGATCCGTAAAGATGCCGATGCGCTGCGTAACTGGTCGCCGGAAAGCACAGAAGCGATTGCCGCCACTCAACACGATCTGATTGAAAGCGCCTTTCATGCGCTCAAGCCTGGCGGCACGCTGATCTATTCAACCTGTACGCTTAACCGCAGTGAAAATCAGCAGGTGATTAGCTGGCTGTTGGAACGTTACCCAGGCGCGGTGGAAATCGAACCCTTGCAGGCGCTGTTTGCCGGAGCCGAACGCGTCAGTACGCCAGAAGGTTTCCTGCACGTGTTCCCGCAAATTTTCGACAGCGAAGGCTTCTTTGTGGCGCGTCTGCGCAAGCTGCAAAGCGTCGAGCCGCTGCCCGTCCCCGGTTATAAAGTGGGTAAGCTGCCCTTCTTACCGGTCAGACGCAAAGAAACCGAAGAGATTGCAGCCGCAGCGGCGAAATCTGGCCTGGTATGGAACGCTGACACGCACAGCCTCTGGTCACGTGATAAAGAGCTGTGGTTATTTCCTCAGGCAATCGAACCGCTGCTGGGCAAAGTGCGTTTCTCTCGCATCGGCCTGAAGCTGGCGGAAACCTTCCCGAAAGGCTATCGCTGGCAGCATGAAGCGGTGATTGCCCTGGCGCAGCCTCAGGCGAAGAATCGCTTTGAACTCACCCATGCTGAAGCCGAAGAGTGGTATCGCGGACGCGATATTTATCCGGAGCGGGCGTTGCCCGCCGATGAAGTTATCGTTACCTGCCAGCAGCAGCCAGTCGGACTGGCAAAAAAGGTCGGCAGCCGGATTAAAAACAACTACCCGCGCGATCTGGTTCGTGACGGCAGGCTGTTTTCCTCCTGACCTTTATTGAACCTGTTCCAGCGTAAGCTGATTGCCGAACACGGCACCGGTATCAATAAAGTGCTGGTTGAAAGCGTGTAGCGCGTTGGGCAGCGGCGTGTGACCGAAGTAGAAATCATCCGCGCCGCTAATCGGTTCGCCCTTCCCCTGCTGGATGCGCTCGATACGGGCGCGGCTCCAGACAACATCGAAAGGATCGACCGGCGCTTCCCATTCATATCTGGCCGCCGGATAGTCAGCATGCGCCACCACAATCAGCCGGTTTTTCAGCTGTAAATGAATAATTAGCGGCATAAGGCGGCAGCGGCTGAGCGCATGCTTCGCCTCAATCATCTTCATGCCTTCCAGCTTATAAAACCAGTCACCGCCGTTGCCAATCCACTGTTGATGATTGCCTTTGCTGAGCGCATTCATCGCCATCTCTTCATGATTGCCACGTACGCTACGAAACCATGGCTGAGTCAGTAGCGCCACGCAACCGGGGCTGTCCGGCCCGCGATCGATCAGGTCGCCGACGCTAATCAACAGATCCTGTTTAGCATCAAAACGCACCGTCTCCAGCCGATCCTGCAATAGCCGCAGGCAACCATGCAAATCCCCCACAATATAAATATGCCGCCAGTTTTCACCATTAAGGTATTGGTATGTCATAGTCGGATCCTGAACTGTTCACGTAAAAGGCGACGGGTAGCGCGGCTAAACAGATAAAGTGTAGTCTGTTAATAACCCTCTCATCGACAGAACGTTGGCATAACAGCGTTAATTTAAGGCGGGAGATAATCGTGGTCCTCAGTGCATAAATCAGTACGATTTTGCCAGCTGAGGACGTCGGTGTTACTGGCTTTTCAGCGCGCGGGGATTTTTTCTGAGAGAAGCGGTCCAGTTAAACTCTTTCACTTCGCTTTCTTTTGCATTAGCCGGTTTACGCGGTTTTTTTGCAATAACCGCTTTGGTGGTCTCTTTTACGACCCGATCTTTCATCACAATACGCTTGGCCTCTTTCAGGATCTCCTTTTCCTCTTTTTTAGTCGGCACATGACCTTTTTTTTAGCGTCAGGGCCTTTACCTTAGCGTCTACCAGCGTTTTTTCAGCGTCGGTAAACTGGTCTATCGAAATTTCTTTCTCATTTTTCATCAGGTTGGCTCCAGCCAGAACTTACAGGCGCGATGCTCGCGAGGTGATGCTGCTCATGAGACTAGTGGTTTGACCAGAGATAAACAAGCTAAACACGCGAATTCGAAGCGGGGAGGATCGGTAGTCACCCGGAAACCGCCCGCTTCCTTTACTTTTCGCTGCGAATAACCTTAATTTATCGCACGAGACTGACGCGATTACTGCGATATTTCACCGGTGAAACGGCAAGGTTCTGCTGGAAAATCGCGCAAAAATATTGCGGCGTGTTGTAACCGCATAAGCGGCTGATTTCCGCTACCGGTAATGAGGTGGTCTCCAGCAGCTCTTTTGCCCTCGCCAGCTTTTCAGTTTGAATCGCTTTATGAATAGTCATGCCTGTTTCCAACGTAAACCTTTTATCCAGGTTAGAACGTGAGGTACCAACCGATTCCAGAACATGCTCAACGGTAATACCACGACAGGCGTTTTTACGGATAAACGACAGGGAACGAATAACCATGGTATCAATAACCGAACGGTAATCGGTTGACTGTCTGGCAATCACGCCTTCCGGCGCTATCACCACCGGCGCATCTGGCACAGCGCGCCCGGCCAGCAATCCATCCAGCAGCTTCGCCGCTGAATACCCCATTTTTTGCGTACCCTGCACCACCGAAGAGAGTGAAATGCGTGACAGGTAACGCGTCAGTTCTTCATTATCAATGCCGATCACACACAGGCTTTCCGGTACGGCAATCCCCAGATACTCGCAGGTTTGCAAAATATGACGTGCGCGGGAATCCGTGACGGCGACGATCCCCGTTTGAGACGGCAGAGATGTCAGCCAGTCAGCCAGATTGCGCTGTGCGCTCTCCCAGGTTTGGCTGTCGGTTACCATTCCTTCAAAGATTTCGCCCGGATAACCTCGCGCGCCCGTCTGGCGCAGAAAGGCCGCCCTTCGCTCGTGTGCCCAGTGCTTATTTGCCGCGGCAGGCAAACCATAGAACGCAAATCGCTCCAGCCCCTTTTCAATCAGATGGTTTAAGGCGCAGGCTACCAGCGCTTCGTTATCGGTGGCGACGTAAGGCACGGAAGGGTAATCCTGACGGTGATGATAGGACCCGCCTACGCCAACCACAGGAACATCAATTTGACTTAGCTGCTGAGCCATTTCCACATCGTCAAAGTCTGCGATAATGCCACGACTTGAAAGGATGTTGTAATTAAAGTGATGCACGCTGAAATCTTCTTCGATATAGATATCCCAGCCACATTTTGAGGAATAAAAATATTCGCCAATACCGGCTATGATTTGCCTGTCGTAGGCTTTATTGGCATTGAAGAGCAGTGAAATTTTCGCCTGGGGTGGCGAGGCGTCATGGCTTCTGTTCATTCAGCATTCCTGACCGGCTACGGATAAGCCAATATAGTGCTTTTTTCATTCTGTCTCATCCGGGTAAGCCATGGCGCGTGCAGAGAGTGTGATCAACAAAAGAGTTTGCGCATTGTTATCGCACAAAGTGAGGGGCAGAGCAGGAAAGCGGCTCCGTCAAAAGAAAGAGCCGGGGAAACGTATTAAGACGACAGAGCTAAACGATGGCGCGGGTCTGTTGATAAAGCTGGTGAAAACGCTGTTGCCGCTGCTGATAAAACGCATGGCGTTCCGCTTGTGGCGTATAGCGGCATTCCAGCGGCAGCGCCGGCAGCAAATCCTGCGGTGAAGCTGTGGGATAGCAACTCATTCTTGCCAGCCGCGCGGCGCCCAGAGCCGGCCCCACATCACCACCGGTACGGTAGTCCAGCGCCATTCCCGTAATATCTGCCAGCAGTTGCCGCCACAAATGGCTTCGCGACCCACCGCCAATCAGGGTAACAGACTCAGGAGTCACCCCGGTGGCATGCAGCGCGGCCATGCCGTCGGCCAGCCCAAAACTTACACCTTCGAGTACCGCCATCGCCAACGCTTCCGGCCCATGTTGATGCGTCAGCCCCCAGAAAAGCCCGGTGGCATTCGCATCGTTATGCGGCGTACGCTCGCCGGAAAGATAAGGTAAAAAACAGGGCGACCGCTCGTCAACCACGGCTTTCTCTGCCAGCATCAGTAAGGCCTGTACCGATGCCTGACCGGTCAGACGAGCAGCCCAGTCAAGACAGGATGCGGCACTCAGCATCACCGACATCAAATGCCAGGTATCAGGCAAAGCGTGGCAAAAACTGTGTACGGCCTGCTCTGGATTGCTTTGAAAACCCTCACTGACCGCAAAATAGACGCCGGATGTCCCAAGAGAAAGCATCGCCTGCCCCTGACGCCAGATGCCCGCCCCTATCGCCCCGGCCGCATTATCGCCCCCTCCCGCAACCAGCGGAACCTTTGCAGGCAAATGCCAGCGCTGGCAAAGCTCGGGCAGCAGCCTTCCCGTCACCTGATTGCCTTCAAACAGCGTCGGCATCCGATCGCGATCCAGCCCGCATGCCGCCAGCAGACTGTCGCTCCAGTCGCGCTTGCCGACGTCCAGCCACATCGTCCCGGCTGCGTCTGACATATCCGTCGCGAACTGACCGCTCATTCGCCAGCGCAAATAATCTTTCGGCAGCAGCACCCGGTTAATCTGCCGAAAAACAGCCGGCTCGTGCTGCTTCACCCACAGCACTTTCGGGGCGGTAAAACCGGGCATCATTAAGTTGCCGGTAATTCGTCGTGAATCCCTCACGCTCTGTTCGAGTTGACGGCAGGCCGCAGCGCTGCGTCCATCGTTCCACAGGATGGCAGGACGCAAAACCTGCTGCGATCGTCCCATCAGTACGGCACCGTGCATTTGCCCGGTCAGCCCAATAGCGTGAACAGCCTGCAATGAATGCTGTTGCGCCAGAGAAAGCATGGCCCGATCGGCGGCCTGCCACCACATTTCCGGATCCTGCTCTGACCAGAGCGGATGAGGCCGTGAAACCGTCATCGTTTCCGTCTGGCTGGCCAGCACCTGGTTCTCATCATTTAGCAGAACCGCCTTTACCCCGGACGTACCGAGATCGATACCTATATACATGCCCTTTTCCTCTGGCGCTGCCTGGCGTTAGCGATAGATAGCCTGATTAACGATATTTTCCAGCCGCTCCTGCTGGCCGCTGCGATGCGCAGGATAAAGCGCGGCTTTTTCGCTATAGCCTGCCAGATCGTTGAGCGACAGATTACCCGCCAGGATATCCTGCCCCAGCTGGCCGTTCCAGCCCGCATAGCGCGCCTCGCGTGCCTGCTCAAGCCGCCCTTCTTCCATCAGTCTGGCGGCAATCCGCAAGCCCTGTGCCATGACATCCATGCCGCCAATATGACCATAGAACAAATCGGCGGGATCGGTGCTTTGCCGACGCACTTTGGCATCAAAGTTCAGGCCACCGGTGGTGAAACCGCCGGCTTTCAGGATCTCATACATAATCAGCGCATTTTCTTCGACGCTGTTGGGGAACTGATCGGTATCCCAGCCCAGCTGCAGGTCGCCACGGTTAGCATCTACCGAACCGAAGATACCCAGCGCCGCCGCC is a window from the Pantoea sp. CCBC3-3-1 genome containing:
- the rsmF gene encoding 16S rRNA (cytosine(1407)-C(5))-methyltransferase RsmF, with translation MRDLLPDAAEFDRFIAISQQPLRRSLRVNTLKISVADFLTLVEPYQWALTPIPWCEEGFWIARGDADTLPLGSTAEHLAGLFYIQEASSMLPVSALFAGCPAPQRVMDVAAAPGSKTTQIAARMQNQGAILANEYSASRVKVLHANLSRCGVSNTAMTHFDGRVFGPALPEHFDAVLLDAPCSGEGVIRKDADALRNWSPESTEAIAATQHDLIESAFHALKPGGTLIYSTCTLNRSENQQVISWLLERYPGAVEIEPLQALFAGAERVSTPEGFLHVFPQIFDSEGFFVARLRKLQSVEPLPVPGYKVGKLPFLPVRRKETEEIAAAAAKSGLVWNADTHSLWSRDKELWLFPQAIEPLLGKVRFSRIGLKLAETFPKGYRWQHEAVIALAQPQAKNRFELTHAEAEEWYRGRDIYPERALPADEVIVTCQQQPVGLAKKVGSRIKNNYPRDLVRDGRLFSS
- a CDS encoding metallophosphoesterase, which translates into the protein MTYQYLNGENWRHIYIVGDLHGCLRLLQDRLETVRFDAKQDLLISVGDLIDRGPDSPGCVALLTQPWFRSVRGNHEEMAMNALSKGNHQQWIGNGGDWFYKLEGMKMIEAKHALSRCRLMPLIIHLQLKNRLIVVAHADYPAARYEWEAPVDPFDVVWSRARIERIQQGKGEPISGADDFYFGHTPLPNALHAFNQHFIDTGAVFGNQLTLEQVQ
- a CDS encoding XylR family transcriptional regulator, which gives rise to MNRSHDASPPQAKISLLFNANKAYDRQIIAGIGEYFYSSKCGWDIYIEEDFSVHHFNYNILSSRGIIADFDDVEMAQQLSQIDVPVVGVGGSYHHRQDYPSVPYVATDNEALVACALNHLIEKGLERFAFYGLPAAANKHWAHERRAAFLRQTGARGYPGEIFEGMVTDSQTWESAQRNLADWLTSLPSQTGIVAVTDSRARHILQTCEYLGIAVPESLCVIGIDNEELTRYLSRISLSSVVQGTQKMGYSAAKLLDGLLAGRAVPDAPVVIAPEGVIARQSTDYRSVIDTMVIRSLSFIRKNACRGITVEHVLESVGTSRSNLDKRFTLETGMTIHKAIQTEKLARAKELLETTSLPVAEISRLCGYNTPQYFCAIFQQNLAVSPVKYRSNRVSLVR
- the xylB gene encoding xylulokinase, encoding MYIGIDLGTSGVKAVLLNDENQVLASQTETMTVSRPHPLWSEQDPEMWWQAADRAMLSLAQQHSLQAVHAIGLTGQMHGAVLMGRSQQVLRPAILWNDGRSAAACRQLEQSVRDSRRITGNLMMPGFTAPKVLWVKQHEPAVFRQINRVLLPKDYLRWRMSGQFATDMSDAAGTMWLDVGKRDWSDSLLAACGLDRDRMPTLFEGNQVTGRLLPELCQRWHLPAKVPLVAGGGDNAAGAIGAGIWRQGQAMLSLGTSGVYFAVSEGFQSNPEQAVHSFCHALPDTWHLMSVMLSAASCLDWAARLTGQASVQALLMLAEKAVVDERSPCFLPYLSGERTPHNDANATGLFWGLTHQHGPEALAMAVLEGVSFGLADGMAALHATGVTPESVTLIGGGSRSHLWRQLLADITGMALDYRTGGDVGPALGAARLARMSCYPTASPQDLLPALPLECRYTPQAERHAFYQQRQQRFHQLYQQTRAIV